The following are encoded in a window of Primulina eburnea isolate SZY01 chromosome 4, ASM2296580v1, whole genome shotgun sequence genomic DNA:
- the LOC140830467 gene encoding probable pectate lyase 10, giving the protein MEAFSRNLVFFSCVIAVILVTATAVRHNPHAKAPAVHETSQNATETCGTGNPIDDCWRCDPNWMRHRRRLADCAIGFGRNAIGGRDGRYYVVSDPSDDDPVNPRPGTLRHAVIQDQPLWIVFKRDMVITLKQELIMNSFKTIDGRGADVHIANGACVTIQYVTNIIIHGLHIHDCKRTGNAMVRSSPSHYGWRTMADGDGISIFGGSHVWIDHNWLSSCSDGLIDAIMGSTAITISNNYFTQHNEVMLLGHNDSYTGDRVMQVTVAYNHFGEGLIQRMPRCRHGHFHVVNNDYTSWEMYAIGGSANPTINSQGNRFLASSNPFAKEITKRVVNPSDDKWRHWNWKSEGDIMLNGAYFVPSGRSAPASYTRASSLVAKPASMVGILTADAGVLYCRKGVRC; this is encoded by the exons ATGGAGGCGTTTTCGAGAAATTTAGTGTTTTTTTCGTGTGTTATTGCTGTGATCCTTGTTACCGCCACCGCGGTGAGACATAATCCACATGCCAAGGCTCCCGCTGTCCATGA AACCAGCCAGAACGCCACTGAGACCTGTGGAACGGGCAACCCAATAGACGACTGCTGGCGGTGTGACCCAAACTGGATGCGTCACCGTCGGCGCCTGGCAGACTGCGCCATCGGCTTCGGCCGCAATGCCATCGGCGGAAGAGACGGCAGATATTACGTAGTCAGCGACCCCAGTGACGACGATCCCGTGAACCCCCGTCCAGGAACCCTCCGCCACGCTGTTATCCAGGACCAACCGCTATGGATCGTGTTCAAACGCGACATGGTGATCACCCTAAAGCAAGAGCTGATCATGAACAGCTTCAAGACCATCGACGGCCGCGGCGCGGACGTGCACATCGCGAATGGAGCTTGCGTTACGATTCAGTATGTGACAAACATTATCATCCATGGACTGCATATTCACGACTGCAAGCGCACGGGGAATGCTATGGTTCGGAGCTCGCCTTCGCATTATGGGTGGAGAACGATGGCTGATGGTGATGGGATTTCGATATTTGGAGGAAGCCATGTTTGGATTGATCATAACTGGCTCTCGAGCTGTTCTGATGGTTTGATTGATGCTATCATGGGTTCCACTGCGATTACGATTTCGAACAATTATTTCACTCAGCATAATGAG GTCATGTTACTGGGACACAACGATTCTTACACAGGAGACAGAGTCATGCAAGTTACCGTTGCCTATAATCATTTTGGGGAGGGACTAATCCAGAGAATGCCGAG GTGCAGGCATGGACATTTCCATGTAGTAAACAATGACTACACATCTTGGGAGATGTATGCCATAGGTGGCAGCGCTAATCCCACAATCAACAGCCAAGGCAACAGATTCCTCGCCTCAAGCAACCCTTTTGCTAAAGAG ATTACAAAGAGAGTGGTGAATCCTAGTGACGATAAATGGAGACACTGGAACTGGAAATCGGAGGGCGATATAATGTTAAACGGCGCCTATTTCGTGCCATCAGGGCGTAGTGCACCTGCGAGCTACACCAGAGCCTCGAGTCTGGTGGCTAAACCGGCTTCAATGGTAGGGATCCTCACTGCTGATGCGGGTGTGCTTTATTGTCGTAAAGGCGTCCGGTGTTGA